In the genome of Nitrospira japonica, one region contains:
- a CDS encoding porin family protein, with protein sequence MSVSERYDSNVWFAPRSLVPADLPLDDFVTTLSPRLEIKSKSEKRVDATLSAGGTANMFAYNKDLGFLSTDVAGVANLDGWVSQVFRGSTLKLSDTFLYTPEPPAFVTGGTTSAPADTFSRGIQAFRANTFSNIASAVATFQMMDTVDLKGQYTNSIFTVGTLFVTGPTGGVGFFDTKVNDWALGPSLHLSRGDTLSLSYRQYQLSQTGAGPTLNFLARGGELEYNSKLAPGWITKVAAGVKVVEPGNSAFATGRFEVTHALEQNVQLQVRASRDIAPAFFGTGGALVSNTASVFVVHRFARDVSLLGSGNAGYSETTPIKGTKYYSYGASGELRYMFLRDTFASLSYTYTYFDLNQVGALPYLVERSVVMLSVQAMWK encoded by the coding sequence ATGAGCGTCTCAGAACGGTACGATTCCAACGTGTGGTTTGCTCCCCGCTCGTTAGTGCCTGCAGACCTGCCACTCGATGACTTTGTTACGACGCTCTCTCCTCGGCTTGAAATTAAGAGCAAGAGCGAAAAGAGGGTCGACGCCACTCTTTCCGCCGGGGGCACTGCCAACATGTTCGCCTATAACAAAGACTTGGGATTCCTCTCGACGGATGTGGCCGGCGTTGCCAATCTCGACGGCTGGGTCAGCCAGGTTTTCCGCGGGTCCACGTTGAAACTGTCCGATACGTTTCTCTATACCCCTGAGCCTCCCGCCTTTGTGACGGGTGGCACTACCTCCGCACCGGCGGATACGTTTAGCCGAGGCATCCAAGCGTTTCGAGCCAACACATTCTCCAACATCGCTTCAGCCGTCGCCACGTTCCAGATGATGGATACCGTCGATCTGAAGGGGCAGTACACCAATTCGATCTTCACAGTCGGGACTCTTTTCGTCACAGGTCCGACGGGAGGCGTGGGGTTTTTCGATACGAAGGTGAATGATTGGGCCCTGGGTCCGAGTCTGCACTTGTCACGGGGGGATACGCTGAGCCTGAGCTACAGACAATACCAATTGAGCCAGACGGGGGCAGGACCGACGTTGAACTTTTTGGCCCGAGGAGGCGAACTAGAATACAATTCCAAACTCGCTCCCGGTTGGATCACGAAGGTGGCAGCGGGGGTCAAGGTCGTCGAACCAGGCAATTCTGCATTTGCAACGGGCCGATTCGAGGTCACACATGCCCTTGAACAGAACGTGCAGCTTCAGGTCAGAGCATCGCGCGATATCGCTCCCGCCTTCTTCGGTACGGGAGGAGCACTCGTCAGCAATACGGCGTCGGTATTCGTGGTGCACCGATTTGCGAGAGATGTCAGTCTCCTAGGGAGCGGGAACGCCGGTTACAGCGAAACGACTCCGATCAAGGGCACAAAATATTATTCCTATGGAGCATCCGGCGAACTACGGTACATGTTTCTTCGTGACACTTTTGCATCGCTCTCATATACCTACACCTACTTCGATCTCAATCAGG
- a CDS encoding helix-turn-helix domain-containing protein translates to MGVGAYIQAWRLSRGHSIEALATEAQITSYTLEKIETEEVDPGTSTLEALAGALKIPAAWLFTHPTSFQHLFADDEGVEIPSGPDPVTERILTGSRMDRSLFILLTALIQSAEPKLLRAAEMSLRSLVKQSKQATVPWQNRPSGHFEPPSD, encoded by the coding sequence ATGGGGGTCGGCGCATACATTCAAGCCTGGAGACTGTCCCGCGGCCATTCGATCGAGGCTCTGGCAACCGAAGCCCAAATAACTTCCTATACCCTTGAAAAGATTGAGACTGAGGAGGTCGATCCCGGCACCTCGACCCTCGAGGCATTGGCGGGCGCGCTCAAGATTCCGGCAGCCTGGCTGTTTACTCACCCGACCAGCTTCCAGCACCTCTTTGCGGATGACGAAGGAGTCGAGATTCCCTCTGGTCCGGACCCAGTGACGGAACGAATCCTCACGGGCTCCCGCATGGACCGCTCGCTCTTTATCTTGTTAACCGCCCTCATCCAGAGTGCCGAACCGAAGCTCCTCCGAGCCGCCGAAATGAGCCTGCGAAGCCTGGTCAAGCAGTCGAAACAAGCGACGGTTCCCTGGCAGAACCGGCCGTCGGGACATTTCGAACCACCAAGTGATTGA
- a CDS encoding polysaccharide biosynthesis/export family protein, with protein MHEMIRRGICLRAVILLAAVAASFGGVPGCAQPTIQEREYDAPQQFLLGPEDVVEIAVWKNLELTKTLAIRPDGAISMPIIGEVQAAGLTTDALAQRVTERLKPFIANPSVSVSVKDLNSYAVFVVGEVTKPGKYQLKSYATVLQAISLAGGFTDFAKKNKMQVVRLKSNGDQKLREIHIPVRYDDVVAGRIESGNMILLSGDTVVVP; from the coding sequence ATGCATGAAATGATTCGACGAGGAATATGCCTTCGAGCAGTAATACTTCTGGCTGCGGTTGCAGCCTCATTTGGAGGAGTGCCGGGATGCGCGCAGCCGACCATTCAGGAGCGAGAGTATGACGCTCCTCAACAATTCCTTCTCGGACCCGAGGATGTCGTAGAGATTGCCGTGTGGAAAAATCTAGAACTGACGAAGACTCTGGCAATTCGTCCCGATGGCGCCATTTCCATGCCGATTATCGGTGAGGTGCAGGCGGCCGGTTTGACGACGGATGCTCTGGCGCAGCGCGTCACAGAACGCCTAAAGCCATTCATCGCCAATCCCAGCGTGTCCGTCAGTGTGAAGGACTTGAATAGCTATGCTGTATTTGTAGTCGGTGAAGTCACGAAGCCAGGAAAATATCAGCTAAAATCCTACGCGACGGTCTTACAGGCGATCTCATTGGCCGGTGGATTCACCGATTTTGCAAAAAAGAACAAGATGCAGGTCGTCCGATTGAAGTCGAACGGGGATCAAAAACTGCGCGAGATTCATATTCCAGTGCGGTATGACGATGTAGTGGCCGGAAGGATCGAGTCCGGCAATATGATCCTGCTCTCAGGCGACACGGTCGTCGTTCCATAG
- a CDS encoding UpxY family transcription antiterminator, which produces MQSEAEQVDDRRWFALQTRSRHEKVVRDELLRRDIENFLPLMTRLRQWTDRKKKIEFPLFSGYCFARFSLDARLPVLQTTGVVRIIGRNGRPESIPAPEIESLMIVMNNRAQYQYAVHPFLKEGMLVEVVSGPFQGVKGRVVRQDKHCRIVISISLIQQAVAVEIDASCIVPVSTGDVLPESNQHQPYHYSGLSRDRSPDRYNERFGSHQL; this is translated from the coding sequence ATGCAAAGTGAGGCGGAGCAAGTGGATGACCGACGCTGGTTCGCGCTCCAGACAAGATCACGCCATGAGAAAGTCGTGCGCGATGAACTGCTCAGGCGGGACATCGAAAATTTCCTGCCTTTGATGACGCGGCTACGACAGTGGACGGATAGGAAGAAAAAGATCGAGTTTCCTTTGTTCAGTGGGTACTGCTTTGCGAGGTTTTCATTGGACGCCCGCCTGCCGGTCCTTCAGACCACAGGTGTAGTCCGCATAATTGGCCGCAATGGCCGTCCCGAATCGATTCCCGCTCCTGAAATCGAATCACTGATGATCGTAATGAACAATCGCGCGCAATACCAGTACGCCGTCCATCCATTTCTGAAGGAGGGAATGCTCGTGGAGGTTGTCAGTGGTCCCTTTCAAGGAGTGAAAGGACGCGTCGTCCGACAAGATAAGCATTGTCGGATCGTGATCAGCATCAGTCTGATTCAGCAAGCGGTGGCGGTCGAGATTGATGCGTCATGCATCGTTCCTGTCAGTACGGGTGATGTTCTTCCTGAATCCAATCAACACCAGCCTTACCACTATAGTGGTCTATCCAGAGACAGGAGCCCGGACCGGTACAACGAACGTTTCGGGTCGCATCAATTGTGA
- a CDS encoding glycosyltransferase family protein codes for MSDFYQNGVVTVLHRLGPSNVAQLERELARHGSTHPIALVLPCLYAELARPALRHILDTLSGLSYLNEIVVSLDRASALEFRLAKQYFSALPQRVRLIWNDGHRIQSLLKLFVAKNLDIGHPGKGRGCWMAFGYILARNESQVIALHDCDIASYSREYLARLCYPIANPNLNYEFCKGYYSRVTDRLHGRVTRLFITPLIRSLQQLVGPHPLLTFLDSFRYPLAGEFAMVRDLAWTNRIPGDWGLEIGVLAEIYRNCALRRICQADIADTYDHKHQPLSDNDADTGLLKMCVDITKSLFRNLASEGVVLSDSVLKTLRATYVQSAQEAINRYENDAAINSLMFDRHEERTAVEVFLQGMKLATEGFLDDPLGVPMISNWSRVTHAIPDVFDRMIEAVEEDHAWDPTAEPAVTPR; via the coding sequence TTGTCGGACTTCTACCAAAACGGCGTGGTCACGGTGCTCCATCGTCTGGGCCCCTCGAACGTGGCGCAGCTGGAACGGGAACTGGCGCGTCATGGCAGCACCCATCCCATCGCCCTCGTCCTCCCCTGCCTGTACGCCGAGCTGGCCAGACCGGCGCTGCGTCACATACTGGACACGCTCAGCGGCCTGTCCTATCTCAATGAAATCGTGGTGTCTCTCGATCGGGCATCGGCGCTGGAATTCCGCCTGGCCAAGCAGTATTTTTCGGCGCTGCCTCAACGTGTCCGCCTCATCTGGAACGATGGCCACCGCATCCAGTCGCTGCTCAAGCTGTTCGTCGCCAAGAACCTCGATATCGGCCATCCGGGAAAAGGGCGAGGCTGTTGGATGGCGTTCGGATACATCCTGGCCCGCAACGAGAGCCAAGTCATCGCCCTCCACGACTGCGACATCGCCAGCTACAGCCGGGAATATCTGGCAAGGCTGTGCTATCCGATCGCCAATCCCAACCTGAACTATGAATTCTGCAAGGGCTATTACAGCCGCGTGACCGACCGGTTGCACGGGCGGGTCACCCGGCTGTTCATCACGCCGCTCATCCGGAGCCTGCAACAGCTCGTGGGCCCCCACCCGCTCCTGACATTTCTCGACAGTTTCCGCTATCCCCTGGCGGGCGAGTTTGCGATGGTGCGCGATCTGGCCTGGACCAACCGCATCCCGGGCGACTGGGGGCTGGAAATCGGCGTCCTGGCGGAGATCTATCGCAACTGCGCACTCCGCCGCATCTGCCAGGCCGACATTGCCGACACGTACGACCACAAGCATCAACCCCTTTCGGACAACGATGCGGATACCGGCCTGCTCAAGATGTGCGTGGACATCACCAAGTCCCTGTTTCGCAACCTGGCGAGCGAAGGAGTCGTGCTCTCCGACAGCGTGCTGAAGACCTTGCGGGCCACATACGTGCAGAGCGCGCAGGAAGCCATCAACCGGTATGAGAACGACGCGGCCATCAACAGCCTGATGTTCGACCGCCATGAAGAGCGGACCGCGGTGGAGGTGTTCCTGCAGGGCATGAAGCTCGCCACCGAGGGATTTCTCGACGATCCCCTGGGCGTTCCCATGATTTCCAATTGGAGCCGTGTGACCCATGCCATTCCCGACGTCTTCGACCGCATGATCGAAGCGGTGGAAGAGGACCATGCCTGGGATCCCACGGCCGAACCGGCCGTCACACCCCGATGA
- a CDS encoding class I SAM-dependent rRNA methyltransferase: MKISHEQPAAKLMLARRQDRSEPGHYWIYAGFVQPASGDVAAGDLVDVAHPDGRFYARGLYNPASKIRVRILTFQDEPVDDAFWRERIGKAVRLRKRLVSGTDAYRLVYGEADFLPGLIADCYGDVLVLQTLSAGMDRRKQRLAEILCEESGAKRVYVRNDAKSRVLEGLPMETGFLMGGGDTTIEVHEGRARFIVDFARGQKTGWFCDQRQNRLEAATFAPKADVLEVFCHTGAFGIHAALAGAASVEGLDVGEEALASARHHAQLNGVTDRCTYRQADAFEEMRRLDRSGRRYDLVLLDPPAFARSRQAVPRALAGYKDVNLLGMRLTKPEGFLISSSCSHHVSEQDFWQTIRAAARDAGREVRLLAQRGQADDHPILAAMPETRYLKCCIMQVL; encoded by the coding sequence ATGAAAATCTCACACGAACAGCCGGCGGCGAAACTCATGCTCGCCCGGAGACAAGACCGGTCGGAGCCGGGCCATTACTGGATCTATGCCGGCTTCGTCCAGCCGGCGAGCGGCGATGTCGCAGCAGGGGACCTCGTCGATGTGGCGCATCCGGACGGCCGATTCTATGCGAGAGGCCTGTATAATCCCGCCTCGAAAATCCGCGTGCGGATCCTCACGTTCCAGGATGAGCCGGTCGATGATGCATTCTGGCGAGAGCGGATCGGAAAAGCCGTCCGTCTGCGGAAGCGCCTCGTGTCCGGTACGGATGCCTATCGGCTGGTCTACGGTGAGGCGGATTTTTTGCCCGGACTGATCGCCGACTGCTATGGGGACGTGCTCGTGCTTCAAACACTTTCGGCCGGCATGGACCGGCGCAAGCAGCGGTTGGCCGAGATCTTATGTGAGGAGAGCGGAGCGAAGCGGGTGTACGTACGGAATGACGCCAAGAGCCGGGTGCTCGAAGGGTTGCCGATGGAGACGGGGTTTCTCATGGGTGGGGGAGACACGACCATCGAGGTGCATGAAGGCCGGGCCAGGTTCATCGTGGATTTCGCGCGTGGCCAGAAGACCGGATGGTTTTGCGATCAACGGCAAAACCGCCTGGAAGCGGCGACGTTTGCGCCGAAGGCCGACGTCCTGGAGGTCTTCTGTCATACCGGCGCCTTCGGCATCCATGCGGCACTGGCGGGCGCTGCGTCCGTGGAAGGGCTTGATGTGGGAGAAGAGGCGCTGGCCTCCGCCCGGCATCATGCCCAGTTGAACGGGGTCACAGACCGGTGTACCTACCGACAGGCCGACGCCTTCGAAGAGATGCGCCGGTTGGACCGGTCCGGCCGCCGCTATGATCTGGTGTTGCTGGATCCGCCCGCATTTGCGAGAAGCCGACAGGCGGTGCCGCGAGCGCTGGCGGGCTACAAAGACGTCAACCTTCTCGGGATGCGATTGACGAAGCCGGAAGGGTTTCTCATATCGAGTTCCTGCTCACACCACGTGTCGGAGCAGGACTTCTGGCAGACTATCCGTGCGGCGGCAAGGGACGCAGGACGAGAAGTGCGTCTACTGGCACAGCGGGGACAGGCGGATGACCATCCGATTCTGGCCGCGATGCCCGAGACGCGCTACTTGAAGTGCTGCATCATGCAAGTGCTCTGA
- a CDS encoding TrmH family RNA methyltransferase: MSSVIPPLTRAQTAHIRELIRDKRARETDGTFVIEGAKAVRDLLAHHPSLVRFVVTTPAYRDGEEPRDLRVRLAAACPSYTCSESLFAGISNLDTAQGILAVARQPEWNEAEVMDRPTLFGIYGEGIQDPLNVGTIIRTAAALGVSALWLTPDSADRFHPKVVRATSGGLLCLPVFMTDSVIPLTRRGCCLFSAEVGGPGVVELEKIEHVPPRLLLAVGSEGQGLSEHTKRLAIRRVTIPLSRDMESLNVASTVAIAAHVLQRLPKQ, translated from the coding sequence GTGTCCTCCGTCATCCCTCCACTGACCCGAGCGCAGACCGCGCACATTCGAGAGCTCATCCGGGACAAACGTGCTCGAGAAACCGACGGCACCTTCGTGATCGAAGGTGCCAAGGCGGTTCGGGATCTCCTTGCCCATCATCCGTCCCTCGTCCGCTTCGTCGTCACGACACCGGCGTATCGTGACGGAGAAGAGCCCCGCGATCTCCGAGTCCGCCTTGCCGCCGCCTGCCCGTCCTACACCTGTTCCGAAAGCCTCTTTGCCGGAATCTCCAACCTCGATACGGCTCAAGGAATTCTGGCGGTCGCGCGCCAGCCCGAGTGGAATGAAGCAGAGGTGATGGACCGTCCGACGTTGTTCGGCATTTACGGAGAGGGCATTCAGGATCCGCTGAACGTCGGCACGATCATTCGGACCGCCGCGGCTCTCGGTGTGAGCGCCTTGTGGTTGACGCCCGATTCGGCCGATCGGTTTCATCCGAAGGTCGTCCGGGCGACGAGCGGAGGGCTCTTGTGCCTTCCGGTATTCATGACTGATTCGGTGATCCCATTGACGCGTCGGGGCTGTTGTCTGTTCTCCGCCGAGGTCGGCGGCCCCGGCGTCGTGGAGTTGGAAAAAATCGAACATGTGCCACCGCGTCTGCTTCTCGCCGTGGGCAGCGAGGGACAGGGACTGTCCGAGCACACGAAGAGACTCGCCATTCGCCGTGTGACCATCCCGTTGAGCCGAGACATGGAGTCGCTCAATGTCGCCTCCACGGTTGCCATCGCGGCGCACGTGCTGCAGCGTCTTCCGAAACAGTAA
- a CDS encoding polysaccharide biosynthesis/export family protein has protein sequence MTHLYTAVSMGLAVVICSAAVSGNAQSGTASSVPTAKMGTDASVLHVSPVSIEKVESPAYADGTRSAVDAAEKLFNAVTGDYLIGAEDILEISVWRNPDLSRVVQVRPDGRISLPVVRDIVVIGKTPSQLGDELTKKLKEYVQNPVVAISVKEVNSYNVFLLGEVLKPGKYPLKSKTTLLQGITIAGGFTPVAARNQVVIFRFDENGNGTRTLSASYDDIVLRGGIGQNLELKAGDTVVVPSETMVVFPGQRPN, from the coding sequence ATGACGCATCTTTACACCGCCGTATCGATGGGTCTGGCAGTCGTTATATGCTCGGCAGCCGTTTCCGGAAACGCGCAGTCAGGGACGGCGTCATCGGTTCCGACCGCAAAAATGGGAACCGATGCATCGGTGCTGCATGTATCGCCGGTCAGTATCGAAAAAGTGGAGAGTCCGGCCTACGCGGACGGGACCCGATCTGCTGTGGATGCGGCAGAAAAGCTGTTCAACGCTGTGACCGGCGACTATCTGATCGGAGCCGAAGACATTCTGGAAATCAGTGTGTGGAGGAATCCAGACCTTTCGAGGGTCGTGCAAGTTCGACCTGATGGGAGAATTTCTCTGCCTGTCGTTCGTGACATCGTGGTCATCGGAAAGACGCCGTCGCAACTAGGCGATGAGTTGACCAAGAAGCTGAAGGAGTATGTCCAAAATCCGGTGGTGGCCATTAGCGTGAAAGAGGTGAACAGCTATAACGTATTTCTTCTTGGCGAGGTCCTAAAGCCGGGAAAGTACCCACTCAAGAGTAAGACCACTTTACTCCAGGGGATCACGATCGCCGGGGGATTTACCCCGGTTGCAGCACGAAACCAAGTGGTGATTTTCAGATTCGATGAGAACGGTAACGGTACAAGAACACTGAGCGCCAGTTACGACGACATCGTGCTGCGCGGAGGAATCGGGCAAAACCTGGAATTGAAGGCAGGTGACACCGTGGTGGTTCCGAGCGAAACGATGGTGGTGTTTCCGGGGCAGAGGCCTAACTAA
- a CDS encoding alpha-keto acid decarboxylase family protein translates to MNEKETATIGSAVIERLHQLGVRHIFGIPGDYVLSLYQLIERSPIRHIGTTREDSAGFAADAYARINGIGVVCVTYCVGGLNTVNAIACAYAERSPVVLLTGSPGLSERIKMPYMHHMVREFSTQRDVFERMTVAAVSLDDPITAEREMDRAFSALLRYRRPIYIEIPRDLVHTPLAAPLKPLCLNDEPSDSGALEEAITEVKAMLASSKRPAILAGAEIGRFGLQDHLARLVERLNVPIASTLLGKSIIREDHPLYVGVYGGLIARDEVQRFINDSDCLLILGSILSDMEGLDADSPLLSQGRTIHATADRVSIKHHRYDSIRFQDFVQALSAHPFPGFAARPLPPPLPVEDKPVAPKEQVSLRGLFRHLDSVLDAKTLIVADVGESLFAAADLHVHRRFEFLSPAYYTSMGFAVPAAVGASFADPNVRPIVLVGDGAFQMTGTELATAVRYGQVPIVIVLNNRGYSTEREILEGPFNDVHEWQYEKVCDLIGGGVGSRVRTQEEFERTLAAALADSGRLHVLNVLLDPADRSPGMVRLAHRLAKRLSTDRP, encoded by the coding sequence ATGAACGAAAAAGAGACGGCGACGATCGGCTCGGCGGTGATTGAACGGCTGCACCAGTTGGGAGTCCGCCATATTTTCGGCATTCCCGGCGACTACGTCTTGAGCCTGTATCAGTTGATCGAACGCTCACCTATTCGCCATATCGGCACGACCCGGGAAGACTCCGCCGGCTTCGCCGCCGATGCGTATGCGCGCATCAACGGCATCGGCGTCGTCTGCGTGACCTATTGCGTCGGCGGACTGAACACCGTCAACGCCATTGCCTGCGCCTATGCGGAGCGTTCACCCGTCGTGCTGCTGACCGGATCACCCGGTCTGTCCGAGCGGATCAAGATGCCCTACATGCATCACATGGTGCGCGAGTTCTCGACGCAGCGCGACGTCTTCGAGCGGATGACGGTCGCCGCCGTCTCGCTCGACGATCCGATTACGGCCGAACGCGAAATGGATCGGGCATTTTCAGCGCTGCTGCGCTATCGTCGTCCCATTTATATAGAAATCCCCCGCGACCTGGTCCATACGCCCTTGGCGGCACCGCTGAAACCCCTGTGCCTGAATGACGAGCCCAGCGACTCCGGCGCATTGGAGGAAGCCATCACCGAGGTCAAGGCCATGCTGGCCTCCTCAAAACGGCCGGCGATTCTGGCCGGAGCCGAGATCGGGCGGTTCGGCCTTCAAGATCACCTGGCCCGTCTGGTCGAACGGCTCAACGTCCCCATCGCCTCGACGCTCTTGGGTAAATCGATCATCCGCGAGGATCATCCGTTATACGTGGGAGTCTATGGAGGCCTGATCGCGCGTGACGAAGTCCAGCGGTTCATCAATGACTCCGATTGTCTGCTGATTCTCGGCTCCATCCTGTCCGACATGGAAGGCCTCGACGCCGACTCTCCGTTGTTGTCGCAAGGACGGACGATCCATGCGACGGCCGACCGCGTATCGATCAAACACCACCGGTACGATTCGATCCGGTTCCAGGACTTCGTCCAGGCCTTGAGTGCTCATCCGTTCCCGGGCTTCGCGGCGCGGCCGCTTCCTCCTCCCCTCCCGGTGGAGGACAAGCCGGTCGCACCAAAGGAACAGGTCTCGCTTCGCGGACTCTTTCGCCACCTGGACAGCGTGCTCGACGCCAAGACCCTGATCGTGGCGGACGTGGGCGAGTCTTTGTTTGCCGCAGCGGATCTTCACGTCCATCGGCGGTTCGAGTTCCTGTCGCCTGCCTACTACACTTCCATGGGGTTTGCGGTTCCGGCGGCGGTCGGAGCGTCGTTCGCCGATCCGAACGTCAGGCCGATCGTCCTCGTGGGTGACGGCGCCTTTCAGATGACCGGGACCGAACTCGCCACCGCGGTGCGCTACGGACAGGTCCCTATTGTTATTGTGCTGAATAATCGAGGCTATTCGACCGAGCGAGAGATCCTGGAAGGGCCCTTCAACGACGTGCACGAGTGGCAATATGAGAAGGTCTGCGACCTGATCGGTGGCGGAGTCGGTTCCAGAGTCAGGACTCAGGAGGAATTCGAACGAACCTTGGCCGCTGCGCTGGCCGACTCAGGCCGGCTCCATGTCCTGAACGTCCTGCTCGACCCGGCCGACCGGTCTCCCGGGATGGTCAGGCTGGCCCACCGACTCGCCAAGCGGCTGTCCACCGATCGGCCCTAG
- a CDS encoding response regulator transcription factor: MTQISKGVLVKALILSDNHITRSGLRRILESHTGFQVLGEGSVGSTNIVESLVRQHPEVILLDLDPNGIDALGFLRNLERLTRSSSVIILCDLGNDELARKALALGAAGIVLKMQPPSALIAVIQSLSGSGKEDFESRRPVKQTDAVGSTGPTHHASHTVDRIGSLTTREREIIRLIAAGLKNKEVASRLRISDITVRHHLTSIFSKLDVSDRQKLLILAHEHGLVELALSQNA; encoded by the coding sequence ATGACTCAGATCAGCAAGGGCGTCCTCGTGAAGGCGCTAATACTCAGCGACAATCACATCACGCGCTCAGGATTACGGCGGATTCTGGAATCGCATACAGGATTTCAAGTGTTGGGGGAAGGCAGCGTGGGGAGCACCAATATCGTTGAATCTCTCGTCCGCCAGCATCCTGAGGTGATTCTCCTCGACCTTGATCCCAATGGCATCGATGCCCTCGGGTTCCTTCGCAATCTGGAACGACTCACCCGTTCTTCCTCCGTGATCATCTTATGCGACCTGGGAAATGATGAACTGGCGCGCAAGGCATTGGCGCTGGGCGCTGCAGGTATCGTGCTGAAAATGCAGCCTCCGTCTGCCTTGATCGCAGTTATTCAAAGTCTCAGCGGTTCTGGCAAAGAGGACTTCGAGAGCAGAAGACCGGTCAAGCAGACCGATGCGGTAGGGTCAACGGGACCAACTCATCATGCATCGCATACTGTGGACAGGATCGGAAGTCTGACGACCAGGGAGCGAGAAATCATTCGCCTGATCGCCGCAGGGCTCAAGAACAAGGAGGTCGCAAGTCGGCTCCGGATCAGTGACATCACCGTTCGTCACCACCTGACCAGTATCTTCAGCAAGCTCGACGTCTCAGATCGACAAAAACTATTGATCCTCGCCCATGAGCATGGTCTCGTCGAACTGGCTCTCAGTCAGAATGCTTAG
- a CDS encoding Gfo/Idh/MocA family protein yields the protein MQSHHILILGCGMVGRRHARNLHRLGCQVSCMDTRPDPLEEIIKEVPVIHQFTSLNDALSRASEFTGVAVCSPTQCHVEQARAVLDLDLPVLVEKPVSTDVDSCNPLQTRLQQGGKLLLDYPYRWWTPVRQLKTLISAGAIGVPRHARFVMSAHAKHVNPVQAEQALSSAKHDLNGGVLLEQIHFIDLMLWIFGMPDRIFARTGKISNLEREADDVVDIVAGYADQVLVTFHMDSFGRPHEQHIVVTGEEGTIQCLFAPDALRLSRMPELRWETEYFSIERNDMFLSVAREFLNILDGNNFDQTCTLEDGIRTLKVVEACKQSQGTRSEVILTGTVPVADTVG from the coding sequence GTGCAATCTCACCACATACTGATTTTAGGATGCGGCATGGTCGGCCGCCGCCATGCCAGAAACCTGCATCGGCTGGGATGCCAGGTGTCGTGTATGGATACTCGTCCTGATCCACTGGAAGAGATCATCAAAGAGGTGCCGGTCATTCATCAGTTCACAAGTCTCAATGACGCACTTTCGCGTGCCTCAGAGTTCACTGGAGTTGCGGTATGCTCTCCAACGCAGTGCCATGTAGAGCAAGCTCGGGCTGTACTGGATCTTGACTTGCCGGTGTTGGTGGAAAAACCTGTTTCCACCGATGTCGACAGTTGCAATCCGTTGCAAACTCGATTGCAGCAGGGCGGAAAACTCCTCTTGGACTATCCTTACCGGTGGTGGACACCTGTTCGCCAGTTGAAGACGTTGATTAGCGCGGGAGCAATCGGCGTCCCGCGACATGCACGGTTTGTGATGAGCGCGCACGCAAAGCACGTTAATCCGGTGCAGGCTGAGCAAGCCCTCTCCAGTGCCAAACACGATCTCAATGGCGGTGTATTGTTGGAGCAGATTCATTTCATCGACCTCATGCTTTGGATCTTCGGGATGCCTGACAGGATCTTTGCCCGCACGGGGAAAATATCAAATCTGGAAAGAGAAGCCGACGATGTCGTGGACATTGTGGCAGGCTATGCCGACCAGGTCCTGGTCACGTTTCATATGGATTCATTCGGGCGCCCCCATGAACAGCACATTGTCGTGACCGGCGAAGAAGGCACCATTCAGTGTCTATTTGCTCCTGATGCGTTGCGACTGAGTCGAATGCCGGAGTTGAGATGGGAAACGGAATACTTCTCGATCGAGCGGAACGACATGTTTTTGAGTGTCGCGCGAGAGTTCCTAAATATCTTGGACGGGAACAACTTTGATCAGACGTGCACACTGGAAGACGGGATACGAACTCTGAAGGTGGTTGAGGCGTGTAAGCAAAGTCAAGGGACGCGGAGTGAGGTCATTCTGACCGGTACAGTTCCCGTTGCGGATACGGTGGGATAG